Part of the Pirellulales bacterium genome, CGGGCGCGGCATGCGTGTCGCGTCGAACGATCTGGTGCTGAAGAGCGCGATTCAACAGGCCCAGGCCGAGGCTCAGGCTGCCTTCGGTAACGCGGCTATTTACTTGGAGAAATACATCGAGTTTCCTCGCCACGTGGAAGTGCAGATCATCGCCGATCATCACGGCAATGTCGTCCACCTATGGGAACGCGACTGCACGATGCAGCGCCGGCACCAAAAGGTGATCGAGGAGAGCCCGGCCGCACACCTGGATCCGCGCGTGCGCAACGCTTTGTGCCAGGCCGCGGTTTCGCTGGTTAAAACAGCCAACTATACCAATGCCGGCACCGTGGAATTCATCGTCGATCGGGAGGGTAATTTCTATTTCATCGAGGTCAACGCGCGCATCCAGGTCGAACATCCCGTGACCGAGATGGTGACCGGCATCGACCTGATTCAGACCCAGCTTATGGTTGCCGCCGGCGAACCGCTGCCGTTCCGCCAAGAGGACGTCCGTACGACCGGTGTGGCGCTGGAATGCCGTATTAACGCCGAAGATCCGCATAACAACTTTCAACCGTCGCCTGGCCGCATCGAGAAACTGATGGTTCCCGGTGGTCCCGGCGTGCGATTTGATTCGCATGCCTACTCAGGTTACGTCGTTTCACCGTATTATGATTCGATGATCGGCAAGCTGCTGGTCCATCGCCCCACGCGCACCGAGGCCATTAGCGCCATGCAGACCGCGCTCGGGGAGCTGCGCGTAGAAGGGATCAAGACCACCGTGCCGCGCCAGTTGGAGATTTTGCGGCATGCAGCCTTTGCTGACGGCACCGTGGATACAAAATTCATCGAAAGAACCTGGCCAGGTTAGTTGTCGAATATTCGCAATGGCAGTATTCGCGGCGCCAGGTGACACCCCAAGAGCAGGGTGTCCTTTACAATTGGGGGTAGCCTCGACGATCCTTTGTCGAGGCGTCGGTAGGCGCTTCTTGGGCTGCTGCGCAGCACGGATCGGCAAATCGTCCGTGCCACCCAAATTTGGTCCCAGAATAAGGCGAACGTTATGTCTACGCTTTCCAGTCCGCGCCACGCCGAGAGCCCGATTCGCAAGGCGGCGATCCTTTTTGCCGGCGGCCCGGCGCCGGCCGCCAACGCCGTGATCT contains:
- the accC gene encoding acetyl-CoA carboxylase biotin carboxylase subunit, with product MFKRILVANRGEIALRVIRACRELGVETVAIYSEADRGAQYLELANEAYCVGPAKASESYLKIDRVISAAEIGNVQAIHPGYGFLSENAHFNEVCRSCNIDFIGPGFEAMRRLGDKNEARKLARAAGVPCVPGSEGLIENEQDAIKVAHQIGFPVLIKASAGGGGRGMRVASNDLVLKSAIQQAQAEAQAAFGNAAIYLEKYIEFPRHVEVQIIADHHGNVVHLWERDCTMQRRHQKVIEESPAAHLDPRVRNALCQAAVSLVKTANYTNAGTVEFIVDREGNFYFIEVNARIQVEHPVTEMVTGIDLIQTQLMVAAGEPLPFRQEDVRTTGVALECRINAEDPHNNFQPSPGRIEKLMVPGGPGVRFDSHAYSGYVVSPYYDSMIGKLLVHRPTRTEAISAMQTALGELRVEGIKTTVPRQLEILRHAAFADGTVDTKFIERTWPG